One window from the genome of Treponema sp. OMZ 838 encodes:
- a CDS encoding ABC transporter permease: MNKDTQQHRLKKAAPLLNSIISVTASAAAAAICLAAQSEEPLETLIAFFISPFTNTFYFGNMLDQASLILLCAMGFILPAKAGFFNLGGEGQAYLASFIAVEFALLAPQFPQPFGLIAGCILAALCSGLLGFISAFLKQFLGITELISTYLLSCALLPLIDYGVNDIFRDSSSNLMATPYTSEAWFFTSFWNPSTLNSSIFFTVIITALLFWMFKRTRYGYELGLTGNNRAFAQSQGIKVGSISVLALTFGAASHGLAGAFSVYGSRHYVYAGITSGLGWSGISAALIGRNHPLGAVFGALFFAWMEAGGKAAMLQTSTSFDLSSIVQGIAFILITVDFFRQKRGRKPL; the protein is encoded by the coding sequence ATGAATAAAGATACGCAACAACACCGCCTCAAAAAAGCAGCCCCGCTTTTAAACAGTATTATTTCGGTAACCGCAAGCGCAGCTGCGGCGGCAATCTGTTTGGCGGCGCAGAGCGAAGAACCGCTCGAAACGCTTATCGCGTTTTTTATTTCCCCTTTTACCAATACGTTTTATTTCGGCAACATGCTCGACCAAGCATCCCTCATTTTGCTCTGTGCGATGGGCTTTATCCTTCCGGCAAAAGCAGGCTTTTTCAACCTCGGCGGCGAGGGGCAAGCGTATCTCGCTTCGTTTATCGCGGTGGAATTCGCATTGCTGGCACCTCAGTTCCCGCAGCCCTTCGGCCTTATCGCCGGATGTATACTCGCGGCTCTTTGCTCCGGCCTTTTAGGTTTTATTTCCGCTTTTTTGAAGCAATTTCTCGGCATTACCGAACTGATCAGCACCTATTTATTATCATGCGCACTGCTCCCGCTCATCGACTACGGCGTGAATGACATATTCAGGGATTCCTCAAGCAATCTGATGGCAACCCCGTATACAAGCGAAGCGTGGTTCTTCACTTCCTTTTGGAATCCTTCGACATTGAATAGCAGCATCTTTTTTACGGTGATAATAACGGCGCTGCTTTTCTGGATGTTCAAGCGTACCCGCTACGGTTACGAACTCGGATTAACCGGCAATAACCGCGCCTTCGCACAATCCCAAGGAATTAAAGTCGGCTCGATTTCAGTCTTGGCGCTGACATTCGGCGCAGCATCCCACGGACTTGCGGGCGCATTCAGCGTATACGGCTCGCGGCACTATGTTTATGCGGGCATTACATCGGGACTGGGCTGGAGCGGCATCTCCGCAGCGCTTATCGGACGCAATCATCCGTTGGGTGCGGTATTCGGCGCGCTCTTTTTTGCGTGGATGGAAGCAGGCGGCAAGGCTGCGATGCTCCAGACAAGCACTTCTTTTGACCTTTCGTCAATTGTGCAGGGGATTGCGTTTATATTGATAACGGTTGATTTTTTCCGGCAAAAACGAGGGAGAAAACCTTTATGA
- a CDS encoding ABC transporter permease, which yields MITAITLIAQAAPLLIAACAALVSEYAGLLNVGIEGLMLLSAFTGIGGILLTESLGGLIPGLVVSLALGAGLSMFITYLAIYRKANIYIVGLAVNLTAAGFVSILSTRFFGNRSIVALPPELLLQPQLVKTASAALAVLTGLGLALFCRYTKTGLRIKILGKDSVFLDSIGVHTARLKIAAMGMSGAAAALAGCLLSLQLGAFVPNQSAGKGWIALVLAYAGGRSVIGTICAALLFVYLENTIAAAQIGMEHPALLIGLPFVLGLFLIIAEKLIIRLWKQYRGK from the coding sequence ATGATAACCGCGATTACTTTGATTGCACAAGCCGCGCCGCTGCTGATTGCCGCCTGCGCTGCCCTCGTTTCGGAATATGCAGGGCTGTTGAATGTCGGGATAGAAGGACTGATGCTTTTAAGCGCCTTTACGGGAATCGGCGGAATTCTATTAACTGAAAGCCTCGGCGGTCTTATTCCGGGACTTGTCGTCTCGCTTGCGTTGGGTGCAGGGTTGAGTATGTTTATTACCTATCTTGCTATCTATCGTAAAGCCAATATCTACATAGTCGGACTTGCGGTAAACTTAACCGCTGCGGGCTTTGTTTCCATACTGAGCACACGGTTTTTCGGTAACCGGAGCATCGTTGCGCTGCCGCCGGAGCTGCTGCTTCAGCCGCAGCTCGTCAAAACGGCGAGCGCCGCGCTCGCCGTTTTGACCGGCCTCGGACTTGCGCTCTTTTGCCGCTACACCAAAACAGGCTTACGGATAAAGATACTCGGAAAAGATTCTGTATTTTTGGATTCGATTGGGGTGCATACCGCACGGTTAAAGATAGCGGCAATGGGTATGTCCGGGGCAGCGGCGGCGTTGGCAGGCTGCCTGTTATCCCTCCAGCTGGGAGCCTTTGTTCCAAACCAAAGCGCCGGCAAGGGGTGGATCGCCCTCGTGCTTGCGTATGCAGGCGGACGCTCCGTTATCGGAACAATCTGCGCTGCGCTGCTGTTCGTCTATCTTGAAAACACCATCGCGGCGGCGCAGATCGGTATGGAACATCCGGCGCTCTTGATCGGTCTGCCTTTCGTGCTCGGCCTCTTCCTGATTATTGCCGAAAAGCTGATTATCCGCCTATGGAAGCAGTATAGAGGGAAATGA
- a CDS encoding DUF3375 family protein — MQSSDSAYIATLIAEDSGLRLLRSKNPAPVISFLFKIFRERNLQTVNADRFETLLADFLRSQEFSGFDNSSIDDWYDGETAEIQNSEEFRLALQSIEARAHFLANKWCSEKAGYIKKYYNERQDVIIELSAGVERLFTWLDTMDSKMFIGTESRFQDILHKLRELSENTTHDPQTQIAELEKQKEALQQRIDAIKTTGEAEVYTPVQMVERLREVSKAARELLSDFRQVEENFKTILADVYKKQSVSETKGAVLGYALDANLEMKETPQGQTFDSFWDFLAADAGKNEINRLTRTIIAQVTEHGIAWEDSFLLHLKQYLHEAGRKIIDTNHSLTHRLNRVLLSRDCGDHKQLTELIAFIKTKAFELAERDIVFPKEFGIQTKAVLYFPQARTLILPPLNQSFEPIVSFTEQESAALLQRSGIFNQFYIDEALLKKHIEQYRSQFLHGTLQFSLHDLSKKFPIEKGLSEVAAYFALAPKLKPAAVILDDATERITYTYNGKSVALTVPKIIFG, encoded by the coding sequence ATGCAAAGCTCTGACAGTGCATATATAGCAACCTTAATTGCAGAAGATTCGGGATTGCGGCTTTTACGTTCAAAGAATCCCGCACCGGTTATTTCGTTTCTTTTTAAAATATTCAGAGAGCGGAATCTGCAAACCGTCAATGCCGATCGGTTTGAAACGCTGCTGGCGGATTTTTTGCGGTCGCAGGAATTTTCCGGTTTTGACAATAGCAGTATCGACGATTGGTATGATGGGGAAACAGCAGAAATACAAAACAGCGAAGAGTTTAGACTCGCACTGCAAAGCATCGAGGCGCGCGCTCATTTTTTAGCGAATAAATGGTGTTCGGAAAAGGCCGGCTATATCAAAAAATACTATAATGAGCGGCAGGATGTGATTATCGAACTGAGCGCAGGGGTGGAACGGCTGTTTACCTGGCTTGATACGATGGATTCAAAAATGTTTATCGGTACCGAATCCCGCTTTCAAGATATTCTGCATAAACTCAGAGAGCTTTCGGAAAACACTACGCACGATCCTCAAACACAAATTGCAGAACTTGAAAAACAGAAAGAAGCATTGCAGCAACGTATAGATGCAATTAAAACAACCGGAGAGGCGGAAGTGTATACGCCGGTACAAATGGTTGAACGGTTACGTGAAGTTTCAAAAGCGGCACGCGAACTCTTATCGGATTTCCGGCAGGTAGAAGAAAATTTTAAAACCATTCTTGCTGATGTATACAAAAAACAGTCGGTGAGCGAAACAAAAGGCGCGGTGCTTGGCTACGCCCTTGATGCCAATTTGGAAATGAAAGAAACTCCGCAGGGGCAAACCTTCGATTCTTTTTGGGACTTTCTTGCAGCCGATGCCGGTAAAAACGAGATCAATCGCTTAACCCGGACGATTATCGCACAGGTAACCGAGCATGGCATTGCATGGGAGGATTCCTTCCTGCTGCACTTGAAACAATATCTGCATGAAGCGGGGCGGAAGATTATCGACACCAACCATTCGCTGACGCACCGGCTCAACCGTGTGCTGCTTTCGCGTGACTGCGGTGATCACAAGCAGCTGACCGAACTTATTGCTTTTATCAAGACGAAAGCCTTTGAATTAGCCGAGCGTGATATTGTTTTTCCGAAAGAGTTTGGTATTCAAACAAAAGCGGTACTGTATTTCCCGCAGGCACGGACGCTTATCCTTCCGCCGCTTAACCAAAGCTTTGAACCGATCGTATCATTCACCGAGCAAGAGTCGGCAGCGCTGCTGCAGCGAAGCGGTATTTTTAATCAATTTTATATTGATGAAGCCTTGCTCAAAAAACATATTGAACAGTATCGCAGTCAATTTCTCCATGGCACCCTTCAATTTTCGCTACACGATTTGAGCAAAAAATTCCCGATAGAAAAAGGTCTTTCCGAAGTCGCCGCCTATTTTGCCCTTGCGCCAAAACTCAAACCCGCCGCCGTTATCCTCGATGATGCAACCGAGCGGATTACATACACATACAACGGCAAGTCCGTAGCGCTGACAGTGCCTAAGATTATATTCGGGTAG
- a CDS encoding Wadjet anti-phage system protein JetD domain-containing protein, whose translation MISVEEIRKKAEHKFLNYLYSVLNGDSAFFPLHIPAARGSATDDFAMRKTEAEKLYRHSKQAKGFGYTVISSVVKTRSKGMQTVIEKILFESEADFLRFIQKETEACNFKTNLEHIKTQCLKLDAADIVHDWTVKHSSVLTESFEAQYWEQLFLCADWFIHHSPCGLYLREIPLPVHTKFIEQNRMLIFSLYCALKRDRHRDETGGQRSDRAQPFAAESCNGRSAGEKATELQNTAEAVYAEWGVRTVSPFVRFRLLDDAIGVTIAGETLKSSEVQLPLESFAAQRFNSVDTIFIVENLLVYLTFPAVPKGLCIFGSGFAAVQLQHNIHLRQKKLYYFGDIDEHGFEILSEFRAIFPDVTSFCMDSTTYQTFAQFAVPGKSSKRNSADLCLTAEELALFRYLREHPECNRLEQERLPQDFIKERLASLITIRNSYAKL comes from the coding sequence ATGATTAGCGTTGAAGAAATCAGAAAAAAAGCCGAGCATAAATTTCTCAATTATTTGTATTCCGTACTTAACGGAGACAGCGCTTTTTTTCCGCTGCATATTCCGGCGGCACGAGGTTCCGCAACGGATGATTTTGCCATGCGGAAAACGGAAGCGGAAAAACTGTACCGGCATTCAAAGCAGGCAAAGGGATTCGGTTACACGGTGATAAGCTCTGTCGTTAAAACCCGCAGCAAGGGCATGCAGACCGTTATTGAAAAAATCCTATTTGAAAGCGAAGCTGATTTTTTGCGATTTATTCAAAAAGAAACGGAAGCCTGCAATTTCAAAACAAACCTCGAACATATTAAAACGCAATGCCTCAAACTTGATGCTGCCGATATTGTGCATGACTGGACGGTCAAGCATAGCTCCGTTTTAACCGAGTCGTTTGAGGCACAGTATTGGGAGCAGCTTTTTTTATGCGCGGATTGGTTTATACATCATAGTCCGTGCGGATTATACCTGCGTGAAATTCCGCTTCCGGTACACACAAAGTTTATCGAACAAAACCGTATGCTTATTTTTTCGCTGTATTGCGCACTCAAAAGAGATAGGCATCGAGATGAAACCGGTGGGCAGCGCAGTGATAGAGCACAACCGTTCGCTGCTGAATCCTGCAATGGGCGTAGTGCGGGAGAAAAAGCAACGGAATTACAAAACACTGCGGAAGCCGTATATGCCGAATGGGGAGTCCGCACGGTATCGCCGTTTGTCCGTTTCCGTTTATTGGATGATGCAATCGGTGTAACTATTGCGGGAGAAACGCTCAAAAGTAGTGAAGTACAACTACCGCTTGAATCGTTTGCCGCGCAGCGCTTTAATTCCGTCGATACTATTTTTATTGTTGAAAATCTGCTGGTGTATTTGACATTCCCCGCCGTTCCTAAAGGGCTCTGCATTTTCGGTTCGGGATTTGCCGCCGTACAATTACAGCACAATATCCATCTACGTCAAAAGAAGCTCTATTACTTCGGGGATATAGACGAACACGGTTTTGAAATCCTGTCGGAATTTCGCGCAATCTTTCCGGACGTTACCTCATTTTGTATGGATAGCACAACTTACCAAACATTCGCGCAGTTTGCCGTTCCCGGAAAATCCTCTAAGCGGAATAGTGCCGACCTGTGTCTCACCGCTGAAGAGTTAGCGCTTTTCCGTTATTTGCGGGAACACCCGGAGTGCAACAGACTTGAGCAGGAACGCCTTCCGCAGGATTTTATCAAGGAAAGACTCGCATCACTTATAACGATAAGGAATAGTTATGCAAAGCTCTGA
- a CDS encoding SbcC/MukB-like Walker B domain-containing protein yields MQFWDDLDVQKYSAALNASLEEKEAILRGDKELRQLENKLQGLQIEKQTKEEARTGYIETSSKAEQQLTDIRIKQERFTAQLHQYADGESEETQRALAIFTEYFTVQKTFEQPEAVDTERDRIELALNKESEQAETAVRNAERKVREKMSAVKNPKPDIKRKFPSWEADVRDFQAEVSGLADFQAFYDRVNRDDLPSCRKKFKFIFNEHVKNDITNFKTILDTGRQQIIVGIEELNKSLKTIPYSKNPPTYIKLENRKTTDQSIKDFQALLLAALPDSASIFNRTSGSEFEEYKKIETLIAYLKENDPRRKKVLDVRQWFNFAAIEYYLNDNTQKQYYEDSASLSGGEKSKLTYTILASAIAFQFGITGGEGYSLRLVIIDEVFSKIDMDNSCYAMELFKEIGLQMILVTPMDKINIVEDYIASVHITEKHNDNTSRLLNITIDRYREEKEQYD; encoded by the coding sequence ATGCAATTCTGGGATGATCTTGATGTGCAAAAATATTCGGCTGCATTGAATGCGTCTCTTGAAGAAAAGGAAGCTATTCTCCGCGGAGACAAAGAATTGCGGCAGCTTGAAAATAAATTGCAAGGTTTGCAAATTGAAAAGCAAACAAAAGAAGAAGCGCGTACCGGTTATATTGAAACATCGTCGAAAGCGGAACAGCAGTTGACGGATATCCGCATCAAACAGGAACGATTTACCGCTCAGCTGCATCAGTATGCCGATGGAGAAAGTGAAGAAACACAAAGAGCGCTCGCTATTTTTACAGAGTATTTTACCGTGCAAAAAACTTTTGAACAGCCTGAAGCCGTTGATACCGAACGGGATCGGATTGAATTGGCATTGAATAAAGAGAGCGAACAGGCAGAAACAGCTGTCAGAAATGCAGAGCGGAAAGTCCGCGAAAAAATGTCCGCAGTGAAAAACCCTAAGCCGGATATAAAACGAAAGTTTCCGTCGTGGGAGGCTGATGTACGGGACTTCCAAGCGGAAGTATCGGGGCTTGCAGACTTTCAAGCCTTTTACGATCGAGTGAACCGCGATGATTTACCTTCGTGCCGGAAAAAATTTAAGTTCATTTTTAATGAGCACGTAAAAAACGATATTACCAATTTTAAGACCATACTTGATACCGGACGTCAGCAGATTATTGTCGGAATAGAGGAATTAAATAAAAGCTTAAAAACAATTCCATACAGCAAAAATCCTCCGACGTATATCAAGCTGGAAAACCGCAAAACAACCGATCAGTCCATAAAAGATTTTCAGGCTCTGTTGTTAGCCGCATTGCCTGACTCCGCCTCCATTTTTAACCGCACATCCGGTTCGGAATTTGAAGAGTATAAAAAAATTGAAACGCTGATTGCCTACTTAAAAGAAAATGATCCGCGCCGTAAAAAAGTGCTGGACGTGCGCCAGTGGTTTAATTTTGCCGCTATTGAATATTATCTCAACGACAATACGCAAAAACAATATTACGAAGATTCTGCAAGTTTGTCGGGCGGAGAAAAATCAAAATTAACCTATACGATTTTAGCATCGGCAATTGCATTTCAATTCGGCATTACCGGTGGAGAGGGATATTCGTTACGGCTGGTGATCATCGATGAAGTATTCAGCAAAATCGATATGGACAATTCGTGCTATGCAATGGAGCTGTTTAAAGAGATCGGGCTCCAGATGATTCTCGTAACACCGATGGATAAAATCAACATCGTAGAAGATTATATCGCATCGGTTCACATTACCGAAAAGCATAACGATAATACCTCGCGCCTACTGAATATCACGATTGACCGATATCGGGAAGAGAAAGAACAGTATGATTAG
- a CDS encoding ATP-binding protein encodes MQFDLLKTEDIDKNGLYLDFFQVYNWGVFDSKVYTMRCGKKATLLTGLNGSGKTTLVDAFLSLIVPPRQRFYNQSAGAESKRERDEISYVLGTYGNKREEEFTSGTAKNLRTKENCISILLGCFVLGDDQRPITLMQVRFFSGGGALQKIYSITHTRLSIEEIQKAGIDFTPQSNWKKRMTEVFGTKFYVDNFTPYAEAFSQLAGLRSDRALYLFSQTVGLKGVGNLNDFIRTYMFEGRDTERDFDDLVKHYEELSQIYNEIEKAQEQLRLLQEILDAGKIFEDCEQTNRTLKQFKMILQLWYIQTVLDTITKRIVVLQQEKLLADNKRNMLEAEIKQLDADMDSLKAVIQKNSTAILIKEIEHKIQFNELRLQTCRNNVRDYEQCARVLSLEIPQTEKKFKENIKLLPELKKQLSAERDLLYKSSLERNAQNQVNKKEEQAIIEELESLSKRTTNIPAHNIGIRDQICAHIGCSEKELVFAGELLQVAKDESRWEAAIEKLLHNFALCLLVPPHLYTKVNTYAATHNLRGRLVYLKTDTKPQLKKTYPKKIHLLRNWKYSGSMNFPIGLNRIYMIHSIISARMIRKYLAGRQRRLPQQV; translated from the coding sequence ATGCAATTTGATTTATTGAAAACCGAAGATATTGATAAAAACGGACTGTATCTTGATTTTTTTCAAGTGTACAACTGGGGTGTTTTTGATTCAAAAGTGTACACGATGCGGTGCGGAAAGAAGGCGACGCTGTTGACCGGCTTAAACGGTTCCGGGAAGACGACGCTGGTGGATGCTTTTTTGTCGCTGATCGTGCCGCCGCGGCAACGCTTTTATAACCAATCCGCCGGAGCGGAGAGTAAGCGGGAACGTGATGAAATCAGCTATGTGCTGGGTACGTATGGAAACAAACGCGAGGAAGAGTTTACCTCCGGCACTGCAAAAAATTTACGCACAAAAGAAAACTGTATTTCTATTTTGCTCGGCTGCTTTGTGTTGGGAGATGATCAAAGGCCGATAACGCTTATGCAAGTGCGTTTTTTTTCCGGCGGCGGAGCCTTGCAAAAAATCTATTCGATAACGCATACGCGGCTTTCAATTGAAGAGATACAAAAAGCAGGGATTGATTTTACACCGCAGAGCAATTGGAAAAAACGCATGACCGAAGTATTCGGAACCAAATTTTACGTCGATAATTTTACCCCGTATGCAGAAGCATTCTCTCAGCTTGCAGGCTTGCGTTCGGATCGGGCTCTCTATCTTTTTTCCCAAACGGTTGGACTGAAAGGAGTCGGCAACTTAAATGACTTTATTAGAACCTATATGTTTGAAGGCCGCGATACCGAACGCGATTTTGATGATTTGGTAAAGCATTATGAAGAGCTTTCTCAGATATACAACGAGATAGAAAAAGCACAAGAACAGCTCAGACTGCTGCAGGAAATTTTAGATGCCGGAAAAATATTTGAAGACTGCGAGCAAACGAACAGAACATTAAAACAGTTCAAAATGATTTTACAGCTGTGGTATATACAAACAGTCCTGGATACGATTACAAAACGAATAGTTGTTTTGCAACAAGAAAAGTTGCTCGCTGATAATAAAAGAAATATGCTTGAAGCTGAAATAAAACAGCTTGATGCCGATATGGATTCGCTCAAAGCAGTTATTCAAAAAAACAGTACGGCAATTCTGATCAAAGAAATTGAGCATAAGATTCAATTCAATGAATTGCGGTTGCAGACATGCCGGAATAATGTGCGGGATTATGAACAGTGCGCCCGTGTTTTATCTTTGGAAATTCCGCAAACGGAAAAGAAATTTAAAGAAAATATCAAATTGCTGCCGGAATTAAAAAAACAGCTGAGTGCGGAAAGAGATTTGCTGTATAAATCAAGTCTTGAACGGAATGCGCAAAATCAGGTAAATAAAAAAGAAGAACAAGCAATTATCGAAGAATTGGAATCGCTGAGTAAACGGACAACGAATATCCCTGCGCATAATATCGGGATACGGGATCAAATATGCGCACATATCGGCTGCTCGGAAAAAGAACTGGTGTTTGCCGGAGAGCTATTGCAGGTTGCAAAAGACGAAAGCCGTTGGGAAGCTGCGATAGAAAAACTACTGCATAATTTTGCGTTATGTTTGCTGGTGCCTCCTCATCTTTATACCAAGGTGAATACGTATGCTGCAACGCATAATTTACGGGGACGGCTCGTCTATCTTAAAACCGATACCAAACCGCAGCTGAAAAAAACATACCCGAAAAAAATTCACTTATTGCGAAATTGGAAATACAGCGGAAGCATGAACTTTCCGATTGGCTTGAATCGTATTTACATGATACATTCGATTATATCTGCACGGATGATACGGAAGTATTTAGCAGGGCGGCAAAGGCGCTTACCTCAACAGGTTTAA
- a CDS encoding Fic family protein, with amino-acid sequence MQYEPPFKITSKAINFISQIAAAMERLKIRFEHSDSVRLRKINRMKTIQGSLAIEGNTLTEEQVTALIEGKHIIAPVKEVQEVKNAIQAYEQCMSFNPYKKADLLTAHKLMTLGLVDHPGHFRYGGVCIAGKDGISHIAPPADRVPFLMDDLFQWLKDTDTHPLIKSSVFHYEFEFIHPFEDGNGRMGRLWHSRILAEWNPLFIHLPIENMILQNQAAYYKALEHSTAANDSGIFIDFMLEIIMQTIQENKQDDTVNDAVNDTVNMILTCIKENPAISYEELAKKTGKSRITISRKLAELKKAGLITRVGADKNGYWRVEENN; translated from the coding sequence ATGCAATACGAACCGCCGTTTAAGATTACCTCAAAAGCGATCAATTTTATTTCTCAAATAGCTGCCGCAATGGAGCGGTTGAAGATCAGATTTGAACATTCCGATAGCGTACGCTTGCGGAAAATCAATAGGATGAAAACGATACAGGGTTCGCTTGCGATCGAAGGGAACACACTAACGGAAGAACAAGTTACGGCTCTCATTGAAGGAAAACATATCATCGCGCCGGTAAAAGAGGTACAAGAAGTCAAAAATGCAATTCAAGCGTATGAACAATGCATGTCCTTTAATCCCTATAAAAAAGCGGACTTACTTACCGCACATAAACTGATGACGCTTGGTCTTGTGGATCATCCGGGGCATTTTAGGTACGGCGGTGTCTGTATTGCGGGAAAAGACGGCATCAGTCATATTGCTCCTCCTGCCGATCGGGTTCCCTTTTTGATGGATGATTTATTTCAATGGCTCAAAGATACGGATACTCATCCGCTCATTAAAAGCAGTGTATTTCATTACGAGTTTGAATTTATTCATCCCTTTGAAGACGGTAACGGCAGAATGGGGAGGCTCTGGCATTCACGTATTCTAGCAGAATGGAATCCATTGTTTATACATCTGCCGATAGAAAATATGATTTTACAAAATCAAGCTGCCTATTATAAAGCATTGGAACACAGTACGGCAGCAAACGACTCCGGGATTTTTATAGACTTTATGCTTGAAATCATTATGCAAACGATACAAGAAAATAAACAGGATGATACTGTAAATGATGCTGTAAATGATACTGTAAATATGATTTTAACCTGTATTAAAGAAAATCCTGCTATTTCCTACGAAGAACTCGCAAAAAAAACAGGCAAATCGCGGATAACAATAAGCCGCAAACTTGCAGAGCTAAAAAAAGCAGGACTCATCACCCGTGTCGGCGCCGACAAAAACGGCTACTGGCGTGTTGAAGAGAATAACTAA
- a CDS encoding DUF4194 domain-containing protein: protein MMTAQWAAVCIKLLQGAIYENEEPEAWKLLQQYQREIAAYFDQIGISLFIEPADGYAFLEQKESEEGDSKAVKLIRHYPLSFELSLLCVLLREALEQFDVSQNTSSILVLKASEIRGMLSIYFKEKTDQTKLYKELNRYLNQAVDIGFLKNLSEKDLSKTGDADIDPAYEVRRIIRAKVSVDFLAEFKERLQKL, encoded by the coding sequence ATGATGACGGCACAGTGGGCGGCAGTCTGTATAAAATTGTTACAAGGGGCTATTTACGAAAATGAGGAACCTGAGGCATGGAAGCTCTTGCAGCAATACCAGCGTGAAATTGCCGCATATTTTGACCAAATCGGTATCAGCCTCTTTATTGAACCGGCCGACGGCTACGCATTTTTAGAGCAAAAAGAGAGCGAAGAAGGGGATTCTAAAGCTGTCAAACTTATCCGGCATTATCCGCTGTCATTTGAGTTATCATTGCTGTGTGTACTGTTGAGGGAGGCCTTGGAGCAGTTCGATGTTTCTCAAAACACATCTTCAATTTTAGTACTGAAAGCGAGTGAAATTCGTGGAATGCTTTCCATTTATTTTAAAGAAAAAACCGATCAAACAAAACTCTATAAAGAATTAAATAGGTATCTAAATCAAGCTGTCGATATAGGCTTTCTTAAAAACTTGAGCGAAAAAGACCTCAGCAAAACAGGTGATGCAGATATTGACCCTGCGTATGAAGTCCGCAGGATAATACGAGCCAAAGTCAGCGTCGATTTCTTAGCGGAATTTAAAGAGCGGCTGCAAAAGCTTTAG
- a CDS encoding galactokinase, whose translation MTQHEFIQFLTDLPEEQMKAELTKAFTERYGAGTEEIMMIASPARINIIGEHIDYNGGKVFPAAIDRYLYVLLRKRDDTTIIYDDIRFPGALEFSSTETFCYRRENQYANYLNGMLAMLQKGGYKLTSGFEVLFFSKLPAGGGISSSAALEVGFGRAVAELFGFKVDAVELAKMGQESEHVFMNMQCGIMDQFSIAMGKKECAMLLDTSTLEYEYVPLVLGDYRIVVMNSNKQRALVDSKYNERCAECMEGLALLQKIKPIYNLCDLTSADLSAVEAAIADERIYKRVRHCITENERVLAAVAALKAGNLPKLGELLKASHDSLRRDYEVTGLELDTLADAANAEPCCLGARMTGAGFGGCAIALVQKDAVAAFTARVGNAYTEKTGLTASFFACEAGDGARRV comes from the coding sequence ATGACACAGCATGAGTTTATACAGTTTTTAACCGATTTGCCGGAAGAACAGATGAAGGCGGAATTGACAAAGGCTTTTACCGAGCGGTACGGAGCAGGTACGGAAGAAATTATGATGATTGCCTCCCCTGCCCGTATCAATATTATCGGAGAGCATATTGATTATAACGGCGGGAAGGTGTTCCCTGCGGCGATCGATCGGTACCTCTATGTGCTGCTGCGCAAGAGAGACGATACAACGATTATCTATGATGATATACGGTTTCCGGGTGCACTTGAATTTTCTTCTACGGAAACCTTCTGCTACCGGAGAGAAAATCAATATGCGAACTATCTGAATGGTATGCTCGCGATGCTGCAAAAAGGCGGATACAAACTGACAAGCGGTTTTGAGGTACTGTTTTTTAGCAAGTTGCCGGCAGGCGGCGGTATTTCTTCGTCGGCTGCGCTGGAAGTCGGCTTCGGGCGGGCAGTCGCCGAATTGTTCGGCTTTAAGGTTGATGCGGTAGAACTTGCTAAAATGGGGCAAGAGTCCGAGCATGTTTTTATGAATATGCAGTGCGGAATTATGGATCAGTTCAGTATTGCAATGGGTAAAAAAGAATGTGCGATGCTGCTTGATACGTCAACGCTTGAGTATGAATATGTACCGCTTGTTCTGGGTGATTACCGTATTGTTGTGATGAACTCCAATAAGCAACGTGCGCTTGTGGACTCAAAGTATAATGAACGCTGCGCCGAATGTATGGAAGGACTTGCTCTTTTACAGAAGATTAAGCCTATTTATAACCTCTGTGACTTGACCTCTGCTGATTTGAGTGCGGTTGAGGCGGCAATAGCCGATGAGCGTATCTATAAACGGGTGCGCCATTGTATTACGGAAAACGAACGGGTACTTGCAGCGGTTGCGGCGCTAAAAGCCGGTAACTTGCCGAAACTCGGCGAGCTGCTCAAGGCGTCCCATGACTCGCTGCGGCGCGACTATGAAGTCACCGGTCTTGAACTTGATACGCTCGCCGATGCTGCTAATGCTGAACCGTGTTGCTTAGGTGCGCGGATGACCGGCGCGGGATTCGGCGGTTGTGCCATTGCCTTAGTACAAAAAGATGCCGTTGCGGCATTTACCGCCCGCGTCGGCAACGCCTACACCGAAAAGACAGGGCTGACAGCTTCCTTTTTTGCTTGCGAGGCAGGAGACGGTGCGCGTCGGGTTTAA